One window from the genome of Chloroflexota bacterium encodes:
- a CDS encoding DUF2442 domain-containing protein: protein MICVRAVKPLAGFKVHVTFTDGTQRVIDLTPYIGTGPVFAPIRNDPALFRRVFVDPETETLTWENGADIAPETLYYDGDPPWVKDARPAKLVRRRTAAKKKSLASRRQTHRTRARARTA, encoded by the coding sequence TTGATTTGCGTGCGCGCGGTCAAACCGCTTGCCGGGTTCAAGGTACACGTCACTTTTACGGACGGTACGCAACGCGTAATAGACCTTACTCCGTACATCGGCACGGGACCCGTCTTTGCTCCTATTCGCAATGACCCTGCCTTGTTTCGACGCGTCTTTGTGGACCCCGAAACGGAAACGCTTACCTGGGAGAATGGCGCGGATATTGCGCCGGAAACGCTCTACTATGACGGTGATCCCCCCTGGGTAAAGGATGCCCGACCAGCTAAGCTGGTGAGGAGACGCACCGCGGCAAAGAAAAAATCACTCGCATCGCGACGGCAAACGCACCGGACGCGCGCCCGCGCCCGAACCGCTTGA
- a CDS encoding AAA family ATPase, whose product MTLRIHLFGQPRFDDGEKSFKFSAPPKTLPLWSFLLLNIAQPVERETVAFALWTDEPETVARANLRRHLHYLRRALPRAPQSVPWLLIDAETVQWNPQADFWLDTAEFEKLCNIPDQRAAAVALYAGDLLANVYDDWIVYARERFRNLYFAALHQLVLSHRARGEHPQAIAYANQLLAADPLREDTLRQLITLRYQAGDRAGALDEYARFVRRLGTELSVEPMPETVALYEAVVRNTRLPGTAPTSEVTPNEKTIPFALPFVGREADVERLRVAWSRAAQGQGSIVLIGGEAGIGKTRLATELAQFVETQGARVLWGDTAFAEPMPYQAVIAALASVLALLAALEINPIWLSAIVPLIPALATRRADLAKLSPLDPDRERARLFEALARCFEGLAQPRPILLILEDLHWAGAATLAWLEFFARRVSSHRVLVLLTYRDEEITRAHPWRDLRRRLETENQVAQCALTRLSATDVENLLAQFATDSTPPGNDLARDLYAASGGNPLFLTELIRDLDDAHPTTLGDMIPKHVQTTIASRVARLSESARMFAGIAAVIGSAFDIELARVACGWDEHQALDAVDELLDQHLIREAGGHGRFDYAFTHSLHQAAIYADTPEAARRRRHHRVARVMEELYADRLDDLASQLALHLERAGETRRAAEYSLRVARRAQMIYADQDALEHIAHALELDPDQRTRFDLVRLRETIHSRRGERDAQRIDLEQLAQSALALNDDDAECEVLRRQILFLRALGERQDEAAAIDALTTRAFARDAKCWQAEAIQAQAAHQVLIGEYDAAHASLEHALVLHRELDDANNQVQCFCLLAEVAIHRGQWSRVQPLLDQATALAEARGNYALLIQTWRTTSGVLFARQDFDAAARLANQMLERCRAMGDREGEADAHARLGAIAARQFQIQSAREHYDQARKLYAALEKRQGLAAVMINRAVLASRLGHYAESLDAYAQAEKLFHALNDLRGQVVSALNLSIVNLFQGDYAAAKSAAQRGLELARAMNAAVMEANALANLGAAERDLGELPDALAHMQAGLAIRRQLGQPAELGTDLCDLTVAYLRAGDLGAARASTDEMLALYASAAETMMHPQYILWAAAQTYRALGNGKRARELLEQAYRVLEDKAAAIPDAESRATFFHLPFNRELREASSTKTRRV is encoded by the coding sequence ATGACGCTACGCATTCATCTGTTCGGTCAGCCGCGTTTCGACGACGGCGAAAAATCATTCAAATTTTCCGCGCCGCCCAAGACCTTGCCTCTATGGTCTTTTCTCTTATTGAACATAGCTCAACCGGTCGAGCGCGAAACAGTCGCGTTTGCGCTGTGGACGGACGAGCCAGAAACGGTGGCGCGCGCCAACCTGCGCCGGCATCTGCATTATTTGCGCCGCGCGTTGCCGCGCGCGCCGCAATCCGTTCCCTGGTTGTTGATCGACGCGGAAACGGTCCAGTGGAATCCGCAAGCCGATTTTTGGCTCGACACCGCTGAGTTTGAAAAACTGTGCAACATCCCCGACCAACGCGCCGCGGCGGTCGCTCTCTACGCCGGCGATCTCCTCGCCAACGTGTACGACGATTGGATCGTGTACGCGCGCGAACGTTTTCGTAATTTGTATTTCGCCGCGCTTCACCAACTCGTTCTCTCTCACCGCGCGCGCGGCGAACATCCCCAAGCCATCGCGTACGCGAATCAGTTGCTCGCGGCGGATCCGCTGCGCGAAGACACGCTTCGTCAGTTGATCACTCTGCGTTATCAAGCCGGCGACCGCGCCGGCGCACTTGATGAGTACGCGCGTTTTGTCCGTCGCCTCGGCACAGAGCTTTCCGTCGAGCCGATGCCGGAGACAGTTGCGTTGTACGAAGCGGTGGTCCGCAACACACGACTTCCCGGCACAGCGCCCACCAGCGAGGTCACGCCGAACGAGAAAACCATTCCCTTCGCGCTCCCCTTTGTCGGACGCGAGGCGGATGTGGAACGCTTGCGCGTCGCGTGGAGTCGCGCGGCGCAGGGACAGGGTAGCATCGTTCTGATCGGCGGCGAAGCGGGCATTGGCAAAACGCGGCTCGCGACCGAACTCGCGCAGTTCGTCGAAACGCAAGGCGCGCGCGTGTTGTGGGGCGACACCGCGTTCGCCGAGCCGATGCCGTATCAGGCGGTCATCGCCGCGCTCGCGTCCGTCCTGGCTTTGCTCGCCGCGTTGGAGATCAATCCGATTTGGCTGTCCGCCATCGTGCCACTCATCCCGGCATTGGCGACGCGGCGCGCGGACCTCGCCAAACTTTCGCCGCTCGATCCCGACCGCGAACGCGCGCGCTTGTTCGAAGCGTTGGCGCGCTGTTTCGAAGGATTAGCGCAACCGCGCCCGATCCTGCTCATCCTCGAAGATTTGCATTGGGCGGGCGCGGCGACGCTGGCGTGGCTCGAATTTTTCGCGCGCCGCGTTTCATCGCACCGCGTCCTCGTTCTGCTCACGTATCGCGATGAAGAAATCACGCGCGCGCATCCCTGGCGCGATCTGCGCCGCCGTTTGGAAACGGAAAACCAGGTCGCGCAGTGCGCGCTGACGCGGCTCTCCGCGACCGATGTCGAAAATCTCCTCGCGCAATTTGCGACCGATTCAACGCCACCAGGGAATGATCTCGCGCGCGATCTGTACGCGGCGAGCGGCGGCAATCCACTGTTCCTCACCGAACTGATCCGCGACCTCGACGATGCGCATCCAACGACGCTCGGCGACATGATTCCAAAACACGTGCAAACGACGATTGCCAGCCGCGTCGCGCGGCTATCGGAATCCGCGCGCATGTTCGCCGGGATCGCAGCGGTGATCGGGAGCGCGTTCGACATTGAATTGGCGCGCGTGGCGTGCGGGTGGGACGAGCATCAAGCGCTCGACGCGGTGGACGAATTGCTCGATCAGCATCTCATCCGCGAAGCCGGCGGGCACGGACGTTTCGATTACGCGTTCACGCATTCCTTGCATCAAGCCGCGATCTACGCGGACACACCAGAAGCGGCGCGGCGGCGGCGGCATCATCGTGTCGCGCGCGTGATGGAAGAATTGTACGCCGACCGGCTCGACGACCTCGCGAGCCAACTCGCGCTCCATCTGGAACGCGCCGGCGAAACGCGCCGCGCGGCAGAGTACTCTTTACGCGTGGCGCGGCGCGCGCAAATGATTTACGCGGATCAAGACGCGTTGGAGCACATCGCACACGCGCTCGAACTCGACCCGGATCAGCGAACGCGGTTCGACCTGGTTCGGCTCCGCGAGACGATCCACAGCCGGCGCGGCGAGCGCGACGCGCAACGCATAGACCTGGAGCAACTAGCGCAGAGCGCCCTGGCGTTGAACGACGACGACGCGGAATGCGAGGTGTTGCGCCGGCAAATTCTTTTTCTGCGCGCGCTTGGCGAACGGCAGGATGAGGCGGCGGCGATTGACGCGCTAACGACGCGCGCGTTCGCGCGCGACGCTAAATGCTGGCAAGCCGAAGCGATTCAGGCGCAAGCCGCGCACCAAGTCTTGATCGGTGAGTACGACGCGGCGCACGCTTCGCTCGAACACGCACTCGTTCTGCATCGCGAACTCGACGATGCGAATAACCAGGTGCAATGCTTTTGCCTCCTCGCCGAAGTCGCGATTCATCGCGGACAGTGGTCGCGCGTTCAACCCCTCCTCGATCAAGCCACCGCGCTCGCCGAAGCGCGCGGCAATTACGCGCTCTTGATCCAAACGTGGCGAACGACATCGGGCGTCTTGTTCGCGCGGCAAGATTTTGACGCAGCGGCGCGTTTGGCAAACCAAATGCTCGAACGGTGTCGCGCGATGGGCGACCGCGAAGGCGAAGCGGACGCGCACGCACGCTTGGGCGCGATTGCCGCGCGTCAGTTTCAAATTCAATCCGCGCGCGAACATTACGATCAGGCGCGCAAGTTGTACGCCGCGTTGGAAAAACGGCAGGGTCTAGCGGCGGTGATGATCAACCGCGCGGTGCTAGCGAGCCGGCTAGGACATTACGCGGAAAGTTTGGATGCGTATGCACAAGCCGAGAAACTTTTCCACGCGTTGAATGATCTGCGCGGGCAAGTGGTCAGCGCGCTCAACCTTAGCATTGTCAATTTGTTTCAAGGTGATTATGCCGCCGCGAAATCCGCCGCGCAACGCGGCTTGGAACTCGCGCGCGCGATGAACGCCGCGGTGATGGAGGCGAACGCGCTCGCGAACCTGGGCGCGGCGGAACGCGACCTGGGCGAACTGCCGGACGCGCTCGCGCACATGCAAGCCGGGTTGGCGATCCGCCGGCAACTGGGACAACCGGCAGAACTCGGCACCGACCTGTGCGATCTCACGGTCGCGTACCTGCGCGCCGGCGATCTGGGCGCGGCGCGCGCCTCCACGGATGAAATGCTCGCGCTCTACGCGTCGGCGGCAGAGACGATGATGCACCCGCAGTACATTTTGTGGGCGGCAGCGCAAACCTATCGCGCGTTGGGCAATGGTAAACGCGCGCGCGAGTTGCTCGAGCAAGCATACCGCGTGCTCGAAGATAAAGCCGCGGCGATCCCGGACGCCGAATCGCGCGCGACGTTTTTCCATCTGCCGTTCAATCGTGAGTTGCGCGAGGCATCTTCGACAAAGACCCGAAGGGTTTAG
- a CDS encoding DUF4160 domain-containing protein — protein sequence MPTISRFYGILIQMFYDEKHSPHFHALYAEYKASIEIKTGKIVVGKLPRNAQRLVLAWAKIHRDELLNNWERARREEPLKDIAPLE from the coding sequence ATGCCCACGATCAGCCGATTTTATGGCATCCTAATTCAAATGTTCTACGATGAAAAACACAGCCCACACTTTCACGCGCTCTATGCCGAGTACAAAGCGTCCATCGAGATCAAGACCGGAAAAATCGTGGTTGGCAAACTGCCCAGGAATGCCCAACGGCTTGTGCTCGCCTGGGCTAAAATCCATCGCGACGAATTGTTGAACAACTGGGAACGCGCCCGGCGCGAAGAGCCGCTCAAGGACATTGCGCCGCTGGAATAA
- a CDS encoding zinc ribbon domain-containing protein → MYCPKCGSQNAAGAQACRVCGASLVSPVSLESIRTAVKPTYTSVRAALARLGISLSREQVIGFIVSLIGGMIMARVLPFIYPIFDPILTLVFGSGPGALRDGFNTNMMTLITFATSFVLSFGTMFLTTKQGR, encoded by the coding sequence ATGTATTGTCCCAAGTGCGGTTCTCAAAACGCGGCAGGCGCGCAAGCTTGTCGCGTGTGCGGCGCATCGCTCGTTTCCCCCGTGTCGCTCGAGTCCATTCGAACGGCGGTCAAGCCCACGTACACGTCAGTTCGCGCGGCGCTTGCCCGGTTGGGCATCTCGCTTTCGCGCGAGCAGGTCATCGGATTCATCGTGTCGCTCATCGGCGGCATGATTATGGCGCGCGTCCTCCCCTTTATTTACCCGATCTTCGATCCGATTCTCACCCTGGTTTTTGGAAGCGGTCCGGGCGCGCTGCGCGATGGTTTCAATACGAACATGATGACCCTGATCACGTTCGCGACCAGTTTCGTTTTGTCTTTCGGAACGATGTTTCTGACGACGAAGCAGGGACGATGA